One uncultured Campylobacter sp. genomic window, AGAGGCCGAGCCCGATATCTTTATCGAGAGCGGCAGATACGTAGCCGCCAGCCACGCTGTGCTAGTAGCGCCGATTTTGGAGCTTTTTACCCAAGAATACGCCGAAGAGAAGCTCGCCCTAAAAAAGGATAATCCGCCGGTAGTCGCCGAGCTATACGATCTGTATAAAACTCTAAAGCCGTCCAACGCGCTAGAGTATCTGCACGACGCCATGTCGCATATGGAGAGCGTGCTTACCCTTTTTGATCTGGGATATGTCGATCTGATCGACCGCTCAAACGGCGAAATTTTGGTTCATCTAATAATGCGAAAGGCGTATGGAATTTTAGGCAACAAGCAAGAATATAGTAATTTCTTAAACTCCCTAGGCAACGCTCAAGAGCGCTATTTGGTAAATTTCTCGATCTTTCAAAGCCTGCCAGATTTTTGGGGCATCAAGCAGCACTTCCCGATCATGCCGCTAGAGAGGCTGGATGAGCGCGCCACGCTATCGGCGTCGATCTGGGATATCACCTGCGATAGCGACGGAGAGATAGAATTCGACAGCCAAAAAAATCCGCTATTTCTGCACGACGTAGATCCCGAAGAGGAGGAGTACTTTTTGGGCTTTTTTCTTGTCGGTGCCTATCAGGAGGTGCTTGGCATGAGCCACAACCTCTTTGCACACCCCACCGAAGCGACCGTGATCTTGCGCGATGACGGCGGCTTTGAGATCAAGGACTTTATCGAATCTCAATCGGTCATCGACATCTTGGAGGATATGGACTACGACGTAGTAGATATCCGCGAAAGCCTAAACGAGCGCGTCGAAAAATCAAATCTTATCGGAGATAAAGAGAAAAAGCATATCCTGGGCGAACTATATCTATTTTTAAACGACAATAGCTACTTAAAGACGATCAAATGAGTTTTTGGCAAATTTTAAAACAGGACTTCACCGAGCCCTTGCGCCAAGACCCCGCATGCAACAGCGTATTTGAGATATTTTTCTGCTATCCCGGTGTCTGGGCGCTAATAAATTACCGCTTCGCGCATTTTTTCTACGAGCGAGGTTTTAAGCTCATTGCTCGCGCGATCAGCGGACTTAGCCGCATAATCACCGCCGTAGATATAAACCCGGGCGCACGTATCGGCTCGGGCGTGTTTTTCGACCACGCCACGGGGCTTGTCATCGGAGAAACGGCGATCATCGGCGATAACTGTCTGATCTATCAGGGCGTCACTCTCGGCGGCGTGAGCTTAGAGCACGGCAAGCGCCATCCGACGCTGCAAAACGGCGTCGTAGTTGGTGCAGGAGCTAAAGTATTAGGTAACATCACCATCGGCGAAAATTCCAAAATCGGCGCAAATTCCGTCGTCGTAAAGGACATCGCGCCAAACTGCACCGCCGTAGGCGTGCCTGCTAGAATTTTAGGCGGCTGCGAGAGCGATCCTTTAGCGCATAATAAAATTCCTGATATCAGCCAGGAGCTTATCAAATATCTCATCAAGCGTATCGAAATTTTGGAAGAGTGCATCTGTAGCGGCAGAAAAGATATCGCCGCAATGGACGAGGATCTAAATAAATTCTACGAAGAGTATCTGAAATCATTAAAATAAAGGGTTAAAGTGAAAAAAGCTCTATTTTTTACGATTTGTGCAATTTTATCGGCAAGCGGCAGCGATGCTAATAGCGCGAAAAATTCTGCAAACGACGCCGGAATAAATTTAGTAAAAAGCCTGTATAGCAAAAATGTATATTTCGGCGATCGCAAAAATATCCTATCGGCTTCTTTCAAATCCGCGCTTATGCAGGATGAAGCATCTGCTGGCGAAGGCGAGGTAGGCTGCTTGGACTACGATCCTGTGATTGCGGGCCAGGATGTCTGCGACGATGCGAAATATGATTTCGAGCTAGGGCGGCGCGACACCGTCGTAGTAACTCAGACCTGCCCCTACGGCACGCAGACGATAATCTACAAACTCATCCGTAGCGGAGGCGATTATAAAATCGACGATATCTACAACCAAAACCCGAACGATAGCAGGGCTTTTAGCGTCAAAAATCAAATTTTAAATTGTCTAAACCAATCCAAGGAGCATCAATGAAATTAACACTTTCAAGTCGCGTAAGCAAGCTCGGTGAAAGCCTAACGATCGCAATCAGCACCAAAGCCAAACAGATGAAAGCCCAGGGGCAAGACGTCGTGATCCTAAGTGCGGGCGAGCCCGATTTTGATACCGCAGAGGTCGCCAAAAGGGCTGTCATAGAAGCTATGGCTAAGGGCTGCGGAAAATATACGCCTGTTGCCGGCACGCCTGAAATTTTAAATTTAATCGCGCAGAAGCTAAAGCGCGACAACGGCCTAAATTACAGGCCCGATCAGATCATCACCAACGTCGGCGCCAAACACTCGCTATTTAACGCCTTTAACTGCATCTTAAACGAAGGCGATGAGGTTATAATACCGGCGCCTTATTGGGTCACCTACCCCGAAATTGTAAAATTCTGCGGCAGCAAGCCCGTCATCGTAGACACCAAGGCGGAAAACCGATACAAAATCACCGCCTCGCAGCTCAAAGCCGCGATCACGCCGCGCACGAAGGCGCTGTGCCTTTTCAACCCGAGTAACCCCGCAGGCGCCGTATATTCGCGCCAGGAGCTACAAGAGCTTGCGGAAGTGCTAAAGGGCACGGATATTTTAGTAATTGCCGATGAAATTTACGAAAAAATCGTCTTCGGCAAGAGTTTCATAGCCGCAGCAAGCATCAGTGAGGATATGTTCGAGCGCACCGTGACGATCAACGGGCTAAGCAAATGCGGCGCGATGCCCGGCTGGCGCTTCGGATACACCGCCTGTGCGATCGATGAGCTAAATAAGGCGATGATCAGCCTGCAAAGCCAAAGCGTCAGCAACGTAGCTAGCATCGTCCAGGCAGGCGCTATGCCGGTGCTGCGCGGCGAGGCGGACGATTATATCGAAGAGATGAGGCGCGAATACGAGCGCAGGCGCGATTTTAGCACGGACGCGATAAGCGCGATCCCAGGGCTTAGTGTCGTAAAACCAGATGGCGCATTTTATTTCTTCATAGATTGCTCCCAGGTAGAACCCGATAGTATGAAATTTTGCATGCAACTGCTAGATAAAGGGCTCGTAGCCACGGTGCCAGGAAGCGGATTTGGCATGGATGGGCACTTCCGCATAAGCTTTGCGTGCTCTATGGAAAATCTAAAACGCGGCTTTGAGCGCATAGAAAAATTCGTAAAAAATTACCACAGATAGGCATGCCAGCGAAATTTTGATCTAAATTTTAACGCAGCTCGCCGCAGTAATGGATTTTGAGACAAATTTGACTCGACGATACGGCGAATTTTGTGTAAATTTTGCGCGGCGCGACGACGAAATTTTGACCGTAAATTTAGTGCGCACGACGGCGAAATTTAAAACAAATCTAGTGCGGTGCAACTCGGCGGCAAAATTTAATGTAGATCCTGTCGGGCGTAGTACGGCGCGACGGTAGAATTTTAACGTAATCCCGCGCGGCGCGGCAGTAGAGCTTAATGCTGATCTGACGCGATGCGGCTCCGCACGATACGGCTTAGCGACGGAATTTATACGACCGCCGGGCGCGGCTAAATTTTGTGCCGCCCGACACGGCTTGGAATTTTTAGAATTTAATGCGGCGGCTCGGTGCGGTTAAATTTCGCGCCGTTTTAATTTAAGAGCATTTAAAATTTCATGCCGTTTTATTTAGGGCGTTAGAATTTCATATTGCCGCATTACGGCGCCTGCCGCGCGAAATTTTATCTCGGCGGCGATAATTCTAACGCGGATACGGTCCTGCGCGGCGCACAGGCAGATCCGGCCGCCAAAGCCCAAATCCGCTTAAATTTAAAATTTCAAGCCCACTCGGGTTAAATTTCAAACCTAGCGCCCGTTTAAGGCGCGTGCAGGGCGAACATAAATACGCGCGCCGCCTAAACGGCGCATAGACGAGACGATCCGCCTCGCCCTATCGCGCCGGCAGACTTAGATAATTTCAAATGCGGCGGCGATCCTGCTGTGATGCACCGCGACATGCTTTTGCAAATCTCGCGCTGAAATACCAATTTGCGACTTGTATTTCGGCGGCATGCCGCGACACGTTTTTGCGAACGTCTCGTTTGTGGCGGAGTAGCAGGGCGGCACGGATCAAATATACCGCGGTCGCGAATGAGCGAAATTGCCCGTCTAAATTTTACCCGTTCGCTTCTCGCAAGTGCTTGCATGCACTCCGCATTTTATACGCGGTGCGACGCCGCATCCACGACGCAAAAATACAGAGGCGCACAAATAAAGCGATCCGTGTGCGCGATAAAAAATACAGAGGCGCGGCAAGCGTGCCAAGCGGCGCGAACGAAACGAGCGGCGGGAGTGAGGCAATCTTTTAAATTTTACTCTCGCAAGCCTTAAAAAAATCCACTGCGTCACGGCTCGACTTCTTTTTCTGCGTAGCTCGCCGCACTGCCAAAATTTATCGCATGACGAAATCAAGTAGTTTAATCGCGCAGGTTCTGCCAAAATCGCCCGCTCAAATTTTAAAAAATCTCGCCATTTACTTTAAATTTTATCGCTAGGGCGCGCAAAATTTGCGTCAAATTTCATCGTCTCGCTAAGTTAAAATTTCGGCTCCTTTAAAATTTTCCTCTGTGCGAGCTCTCGGAATTTCTCCTTTTTTTGAAATTTTAACGCACATTTAACTAAAAAATTCAATAATTTCAAATGTATATTTTACTTTTAAAGGAGAACATATGAGAAAAACCGCCCTTGTTTTAGCGCTTCCGCTCTTTTTTACGCCCGTTTTAGGCTTTGATGTAGCCAAACTCAACGCCAAAAAAGCCGTGCCGTACGAGCAAAAGACGCAGGAATTTAGGCTGCCCGTAGGCATCGACGAAAACGGCGTCATAGACGAGGCAAAGCTCGGCGACTCGCCTTATGCGAAGACCGTCATCTACGGCGCGAAGCTCATCAACGAGACGACGAGGTATCTCGGGCCGCAGGCAAAGGACGAAAAAATGCGCTTTGCGGGCAATAACCTCTCCTGTTCGAGCTGTCATACGAGCGGCGGCGTCGTGCCCGATCAAAGCCCGTTTGTTGGTATCTACGCGAGATTTCCGCAGTATGTCGCGAGATCGGATCAGTTAGTCACGCTGCAAGACCGCATAAATGGCTGTTTTCAGCGCTCTATGGCGGGCAAAGCGATCCCTACGAACTCCAAAGAGATGCGCGCGATGATCGCCTACATGCACTGGCTCTCCACAGGATATGAGGTCGGCGCAAAGCTAAAAGGCCAGGGGCTACCGAAAGCGCAGTTTTTAGACCGCGCGGCGGATCCTAAAAAAGGAGGCGAAATTTATGCCGCAAAATGCGCCGCCTGCCACGGCGAAAACGGCGAAGGGATAAAAAACGATGGGTTTGCTCAAAGCGGCGATTACTACACATTCCCCGCGCTTTGGGGCGATGACAGCTACAATACGGGCGCCGGTATGTATAGGCTCATCGAAGGAGCGAGGTATGTCAAAGCCACTATGCCTAAAGGAGACGCCTCGCTAAGCTGGGAGGAAGCTTTCGACGTGACGGCGTATATAAACTCAAAACCGCGCAAAATCAAACCCGATAGAGAGAAAGATTTCCCAGACCTAGACGTCAAGCAGATGGATATGGACGTGGGGCCCTACAACGACGGATTTGACGAGAACGATCACCGCTTCGGCCCATACAAGCGCATGATCAAAAAATAAAATCAAACGCCGTCCTCGCGGCGACGGAATTTTGACGTAAATTTGTCGCGGCTCGACGACGGAATTTAACGCAAACCTAGCGGCTGTGACTTTGCACAATACGGCTTAGCGACGGAATTTATACGACCGCTGGGCGCGGCTAATTTTATGCCGCCCGAGACGGCTCGGCTCGGAATTTTCAGAATTTAATCGCGGTTGCGGTAGCCAAACGCGGTTAAATTCCGAGCCGTCTTTTCAAGGGTAGCCAAATTCGCGCTGCTTCATTGGGGCGCGGATAAAATTTCACGCTGTTTTATTCAAATGCGTTTAAATTTCAAACCGCATGGACAAAAAGGGCGCTAAAATCACACTCGTTTTATTCAAATGCGTTTAAATTTTAAACCGCCGCATTACGACGCCTGCTGTGCCACGCACTGCTCGCGATTTAAAATTTCGCTTCGGAATTTTAAAATTTCATCGCACGACGCATCCGGATTTCGTCGCAAAAGCTCCGACGCAAACGCCGCCTGCGGCAGAGCTTTTAAAATTTCATCGTGAAATTTTAAAATTTTACGCCGAGGCTTTCAATCCTTGCGCTGCCTGCCTCTTGATACAGCCACGCTAAAAATTTAACCAAACACGACGAACAAGACGAGCGCAACGAACACAACCTACGCCGCAGAGCGACGCGCGACGAACCAAAAAGCGCGCGGCGCAGATCGTAAACGAGCTAAATTTTAAAATTTTACCGCGCCCGAGGCCTTGGTGCAAGCGCGATAAATTTTATGTTTTAGTGCGCCTTTGAGCCTGGGTCTATCAAATAAATTTTAAACGAAATTCTAACGCTACGGCGCTATTTTATATTTTTATAAAGACTATTTTAGTAAAATCAGAGCTTTATGAGCGAGATAAAAATTTTAATCACCGACGAGGATCTGCGCGCCCCGAGGCGGCTTTTGAGCAGGCGCGATAAGAAGCTGGCGTGCGCGCGAGCCCATCTGCGCGAGTTTCGCGTTTCGCGGGCGCTTAAGGCGCGCTTTAAAAAACGCGGCAAATTTTGCATCTCGCACAAAAGCGAGGATGACAAAACGATCGTCGCCGTGGGTTTTGCAAGGCAAAAATTCGGACTCGATCTTGAAATTTTAAAACCGCGGAATTTTGCCGCGGCGAGCGAGTTTTGTTTCAACGACTTTGAGCGCGAGCTTTTAGCGGCGGCAGACGAAGGCGAAAAGACGCTCGTTTTTTATAAAATTTACACGATCAAAGAGGCGCTGATTAAGGCGCGAAGCCTGGGTTTTTACGCGCTTGCTCGCGTGGGGCTGGCGCGCGGCGCAGATGGAGAGGCTTTGGCGCTTGATGAGCGCGGCAGGGCGTGGCCATACAAGAGCTATATTTTGGAGGGCGAGATTTTGATTTCGCTCGTTTTTAGGGAGAATTTTTGAGACCTGTTTATCGTTTTTACGCTATTTCTAAAACGGCTTTCATTCTGCTTTGCGCCGCGTTTTTTATAAGCGGATGCGCGCGCAAGGCGTCTGAGCAAATAGCGGAATTTAGCCAAAAGCAGTTCATCCTGACGGACGAGCTCGGCGTAAAAAGCAGAGCCCTAATCTCAAAAATTTCGCCCGCAAGCGGCGAAGAGGGCCGCTACAAGCTCGTCTGGCTCGATATGCTAGGCGCGCCGATCGCACGTAAAATTTTATCGATCAAAGGCGGCGAGGCGAAATTTCGCAACGACGGCTTCCTGCCGCCCGATTCGCAAAGCGAGCGAGTATTTTTAGCCCTGCTTGAGAATGCGAATAAAGCGAATTTCACCATAAGCGCAAAGGGGCGCCGATATGACGCAGTATCTAAGTAGCCCCGGACTCATCTGCGCGGGCGCAAACAGCGCCGCAGAGCTTTTTGGCGCGCTGTGCGAAAAAAGATCCGCGCTGCGAAAGCTTAGCGTCTGCGGTAAAAATTTCATCTTTGGGCGCGTGGATACGGCGCTACCGAGGATCAAAGATCGCGCCTACGCCACGCGCACGAACGCCCTGGCGCTTTACGCCTGCCTCGGCGTGCAAGGACAGATCAAGCAAGCCGTGCAAAAATTCGGCGCGCACCGCGTAGGAGTGGTATTTGCGACCACCAACACCGGCGTGCAGGAAAACTATGCGGAATTTTTCGCTTGCGGCAAAGACGCGGGAAATTTTATCTCGCAAGACGGCGAAAATCCCGCGCCGCGCAGTGAAATTTCCACTGTAAACGGCGAAAATTGCGCCAAAATTTCAAAAGCCGCAAACGATAAATTTAAAAACTTCTGCTTCGAGCGCAACTCTCACGCAAACCCCGCAAATTTTATCCGCGAACGCTTCGGACTAAAATCCGTCGCGATCGGAGTTTCTAGCGCCTGCACCAGCGGAAACAAAGCTCTGATCGAAGCTTCGCGCCTCATCTACGCGGGACTTTGCGACGCGGTCGTATTCGGCGGCGCCGACGCACTCGACGAGCTCACGCTGCAGGGCTTTAGCGCGCTTGAAATTTTAAGCGAGCAGCCGCTAAAGCCGTTCTCAGAGGCGCGTGCGGGCACAAATCTGGGCGAGGGAGCCTGCGCATTCGTGCTTTCGCGCGAGCGCATAAGCGACGTCGCGCTTTTGGCTCACGCCGCAAACTCCGACGCCTACCACATCACCAAGCCCGATCCTAGCGCACGAATGCAGATCAAAGCAATCAAAACCGCGCTAAAATCGGCGCAGCTGCAAAGCGTGGACTACGTAAATCTGCACGGCACCGGCACTGCGGCTAACGACGCGATGGAGGCCTTGGCTATGAGCGCCGCCCTACCCTTAGCACCCGCGAGCTCGTCAAAATGGGCGACCGGACACACTCTGGGCGCTGCAGGGGCGATCGAGCTTGCCGTGTGCTACGAGGCGATCAGACAGGGCGTAATTCCGCCGAATTTTACGAACGATAAAATTTGGGGCGGTTCGGAGGCTGAAATTTTTCGTGGCGCGCAGGCGCGGCACAGCGAGCGAAACGATGAAATTTTAAACGCCGCGAACGATCAAATTTTATGCAGCTCGGGCGATGAAATTCTGCAAAACGCGCAGGGTGAAATTTCAAAAAGCGGCGCGGATAAAATTTTGGCTGCGTCTAAAGCTTTGCAAGGCGCGGGCGATAAAATTTTAAAAGACGCTGCGGATCAAGCTTCGCAAACTAGCGAAATTCCGGCCGCGCTGTCTAAATTTAATCTCGCATGCGAAGCCAAAAAAGCGCGCGTAGATACCGCGATGAATCTAAACTTTGCTTTCGGCGGAGACAACGCCATAACCATAATAGGACGCGTATGAAAGCCTCTAGTATCCTACCGCAGAGCGGATATATGGTCTTCGTAGATGAAATTTTAGAGATTAGCGACGGATATGCGAGCTGTGCGTTTAGAGTGAGAGAGGACTCGCCGTTTACCGAAAACGGAGAGCTCGGCAGCTACGCATACATGGAGATCATGGCGCAGTGCATAGGCGCCTATTCGGGTCACCGAAACGGCGGCGAGGCAAGGCTCGGGTTTTTGCTGGGCGTGCGGAACCTGGATATTTCGCGCGCAAGCCTGAAGGCGGGCGAGTGCGTGATCGCGACGGCGAGGCAGAGCGTAAGCGACGGCGATGGGCTGTATATCTTCGACTGCGAGATCCGCTGCGGCGACGAACATATCGCAAGTGCCACGCTAAGCGTGATGAACCCGAACGATGAAATGCTAAAGAGTATAAATGGCTAAGAGAATTTTAATTACCGGAGCAAGCGGCGGTATCGGCGAGGCGTGTGCGTTAAATTTAGCGCAAAAGGGCTACGGCTTGGCGTTAAACGGGCGCAACGAAGCAAAGCTAAAAGACGTAGCGAAGCGCTGCTTGGACGCGGGCGCGGCGGAAGTTCAAATTTTAAAATTTGACGTCGTAGATACCGCTGCGGCGCAGGAGCGTATCGAAGCAAACATAGAGGCAAACGGCGCATACTGGGGCATCGTGCTAAACGCGGGCATCACGCGGGATAACTCCTTCGTGTGGTTTGAGCGCGAGGATTGGCAAAGCGTGATAGATACGAATTTGGGCGGGTTTTACAACGTCATAAAGCCCGCGCTAATGCCGATGATCCGCGCCAAAAAGGGCGGGCGTATCGTGGTGATGAGCTCGGTTAGCGGAATTGCCGGCAACCGCGGCCAGAGCAACTACGCCGCCAGTAAAGGAGGCCTAATCGCCGCGGCAAAATCGCTGGCGATAGAACTTGCAAGC contains:
- the cysE gene encoding serine O-acetyltransferase is translated as MSFWQILKQDFTEPLRQDPACNSVFEIFFCYPGVWALINYRFAHFFYERGFKLIARAISGLSRIITAVDINPGARIGSGVFFDHATGLVIGETAIIGDNCLIYQGVTLGGVSLEHGKRHPTLQNGVVVGAGAKVLGNITIGENSKIGANSVVVKDIAPNCTAVGVPARILGGCESDPLAHNKIPDISQELIKYLIKRIEILEECICSGRKDIAAMDEDLNKFYEEYLKSLK
- a CDS encoding pyridoxal phosphate-dependent aminotransferase; translation: MKLTLSSRVSKLGESLTIAISTKAKQMKAQGQDVVILSAGEPDFDTAEVAKRAVIEAMAKGCGKYTPVAGTPEILNLIAQKLKRDNGLNYRPDQIITNVGAKHSLFNAFNCILNEGDEVIIPAPYWVTYPEIVKFCGSKPVIVDTKAENRYKITASQLKAAITPRTKALCLFNPSNPAGAVYSRQELQELAEVLKGTDILVIADEIYEKIVFGKSFIAAASISEDMFERTVTINGLSKCGAMPGWRFGYTACAIDELNKAMISLQSQSVSNVASIVQAGAMPVLRGEADDYIEEMRREYERRRDFSTDAISAIPGLSVVKPDGAFYFFIDCSQVEPDSMKFCMQLLDKGLVATVPGSGFGMDGHFRISFACSMENLKRGFERIEKFVKNYHR
- a CDS encoding c-type cytochrome encodes the protein MRKTALVLALPLFFTPVLGFDVAKLNAKKAVPYEQKTQEFRLPVGIDENGVIDEAKLGDSPYAKTVIYGAKLINETTRYLGPQAKDEKMRFAGNNLSCSSCHTSGGVVPDQSPFVGIYARFPQYVARSDQLVTLQDRINGCFQRSMAGKAIPTNSKEMRAMIAYMHWLSTGYEVGAKLKGQGLPKAQFLDRAADPKKGGEIYAAKCAACHGENGEGIKNDGFAQSGDYYTFPALWGDDSYNTGAGMYRLIEGARYVKATMPKGDASLSWEEAFDVTAYINSKPRKIKPDREKDFPDLDVKQMDMDVGPYNDGFDENDHRFGPYKRMIKK
- a CDS encoding 4'-phosphopantetheinyl transferase superfamily protein, with protein sequence MSEIKILITDEDLRAPRRLLSRRDKKLACARAHLREFRVSRALKARFKKRGKFCISHKSEDDKTIVAVGFARQKFGLDLEILKPRNFAAASEFCFNDFERELLAAADEGEKTLVFYKIYTIKEALIKARSLGFYALARVGLARGADGEALALDERGRAWPYKSYILEGEILISLVFRENF
- a CDS encoding beta-ketoacyl synthase N-terminal-like domain-containing protein, whose amino-acid sequence is MTQYLSSPGLICAGANSAAELFGALCEKRSALRKLSVCGKNFIFGRVDTALPRIKDRAYATRTNALALYACLGVQGQIKQAVQKFGAHRVGVVFATTNTGVQENYAEFFACGKDAGNFISQDGENPAPRSEISTVNGENCAKISKAANDKFKNFCFERNSHANPANFIRERFGLKSVAIGVSSACTSGNKALIEASRLIYAGLCDAVVFGGADALDELTLQGFSALEILSEQPLKPFSEARAGTNLGEGACAFVLSRERISDVALLAHAANSDAYHITKPDPSARMQIKAIKTALKSAQLQSVDYVNLHGTGTAANDAMEALAMSAALPLAPASSSKWATGHTLGAAGAIELAVCYEAIRQGVIPPNFTNDKIWGGSEAEIFRGAQARHSERNDEILNAANDQILCSSGDEILQNAQGEISKSGADKILAASKALQGAGDKILKDAADQASQTSEIPAALSKFNLACEAKKARVDTAMNLNFAFGGDNAITIIGRV
- the fabG gene encoding 3-oxoacyl-ACP reductase FabG gives rise to the protein MAKRILITGASGGIGEACALNLAQKGYGLALNGRNEAKLKDVAKRCLDAGAAEVQILKFDVVDTAAAQERIEANIEANGAYWGIVLNAGITRDNSFVWFEREDWQSVIDTNLGGFYNVIKPALMPMIRAKKGGRIVVMSSVSGIAGNRGQSNYAASKGGLIAAAKSLAIELASRKITVNVVAPGLIKTAMSEGINEVASEQILSAIPLGRIGEPSEVAHLVEFLLSENSAYITKEVIKIDGGLC